AAGATAGTTGGAGGCGTCCCCCTGTGAAAGTAGGACGTCGCTGAGCGACTAAGGACATTCTCTTATGAGAGTGTCTTTTTTGTATGTATAGAAGGATGCGCTGAAACGAGGGATTGGAAGGACAAGCAGGTCGAGGAAGCAAGGGAGGGAAGCGCGGAGTGCCCTATGGGCATGAGCACTGGACGAACGTAGGTGACAAAGAGATGCGCCGTTCAGCCAATCCCACAGAGCGCCGAAGATAGTTGGAGGCGTCCCCTGTGAAAGTAGGACTCGCTAAGCAACTAAAGACATTCTCTTATGAGGATGCTTTTTTTAGTGATTTAATAGGAAGCATGTTTATCACACATAAACTTAAAGCGAAAGTTAACATTGTGATACTACCGTATATAACAACCGTTTGTAACGAAAAAATAGAAGCAGAGACACCAATCATAAGTGTGGCGGCAACTGTTAGAGTAGCTTCAATAAAGCTGTAGGCACTACCAATTCGCCCCATTGCTTTAACAGGGATGTTATTTTGAAAGAATGTTAGAAAACCAGTGTTTGCAAATGCGATAAAGAAGCCAATGATAAAAAAGCCGACTCCTGCCATTGGAAGGGAGGAAGATGTAGCGTAAATAAGGTAACCAAAGGCTACGAAAAGACTGGCGAAGCCAATTAAAAAATGAGTTGACACATAGGAAACAACTAATGTGGTTATAAAGGCACCTAAAAGGATTCCCCCGCCTGCTATACTCACGAGAAAGCCATATCTATCATCAGTTAACAAGAGAACATCTTTAGCAAAAGCTGCTTCAAGTGAATCGATAGCCGACGTCATAATGACCATTGTTAAGCTAAATAAAAAATAGATACTCATTATATAACGGTTCGAAAAACTAAAATGTATAACTAATATCCAGTCCTTTTTTAATTCATAAAAGGAAAAGGGGGATATTGGGGAGTTTAGCGTTCCTTTTTCAGGGTCAGGAAGAAAGCAAGTCACAATAGCTGATAGTAATAATGCAATAGCATTCATAAAAATAGCCAGGTATAGGTCTCCTAAGACAAACATGACCCCTGCCAAAGCAGGGCCGATTAGAAAAGCGCCAGAGGTCATTAAGCTGTATAATGAGTTAAAACGTTTCCTTCTTTCTTTAGGAATTAACTTAGTTATATAAGTAAGAGAAACGGGTTGGAAGATAGCACTGCCCATATTAATTATAAAAATCATCATATAGATGAGGCCCAAGGACGAAATAAAAGGGAGTAAACAAATAAGAAGTGCGCGGCTGGCATCTAAAATAATCATAAGCCGGCGTTTATTTAACCTGTCAATTAGGCTACCAGCCCATACCATCGTCATTACTGCGGCTAAAGGTTTTGTAGCATATAAAATAGTGATAGCAAAAGGGGACCCTGTCATTTCGAATATAATAAGATTCATAGCGATAAGGAATACCCATTCGCCAATATGGGAAACACCTACAGCCATAAGTAAAATGCTGGGATAACCCCATTTATTTTGTTTCTCAGCAATCATAAATATTTCCTCCAATCAAACACCATGTGATTATTTAATCAATAAAAAAACGCCCTCAAGACAAATGTCTTGAGGGCGTGGGTCGTCCGCGCGGTGCCACCTCGATTTTACTTATAAACTTCTATAAGCCTATCAGGTACGGCAAGATGAGCTTGCTTATACCTTGACTCTGTAACGGGAGTACCCGCCACATTATCCCTTAAATAGTTCCAATGTGGGGCTCAGAGGCTTGGTTCAATAAAGGCGCTCTCTCCCCTTTTCAGCAACCGGGGCTCTCTGTATAGAACAATCTATTATTTACTCTTCTCTTCATTACCTATAAATTTTTAAACATTTTTAATAGACTAACACGGTGAGGCTATGCTGTAAACTGCTTTTTAAATTATTCCCACTCTTCAATCACATTTTTAGCTAACTTAGTCAGTGTCTCCTTAGCATCAGAAGTGACATAACGGTTATTTCTTTCTTTGTTTAAATGATCGGTGTACTTTTCTATAAAGTGGACAGCCTGACGGTCATGCCCTCGCTCCTTTTGCTGGGAGGCTTGTCGAAGAGCGTTTTCTAATTGTCGAATGAGAGGTCCTTTAATAGCGCCATCCGAGATATAATCGTTTGTTGCGCTTTCTAATACCTCAAAAGAATCACGTACGGGTTTATCCTCTAAACCAGGATAATGGGCTGTAGGAATAGGAACGTATTCCCAATCGATATCAGCGGCGAAATAAAAGCTGGGATACGACGGCTGGTTATAACCAACGTTTTGCCATGCGATCCCAGTGCGGTATTGGGCGTCATGCATTAATGTGTAGAGCTTTCTGTCTGTTTCTTCATTATTCATATAAATACGAATGGCAGAGCTATCCTCTGTACGGACGAGAAGTTCTTCACGCCAGTCACCAAAAATATCCGCCACGAGCGAAGGATTTCCTTTCGTATAATTATTCGTTAACGTACCTTCTGCCGTCAGCAGTCTACCTTCTTGCCAATCATCGATGGTTGGTGTTACATCGATAGCGCCATTGATGATTTGAGTTGTCATGTTGGGAGACCATTTAATATTCATATTCGTTCCCGGCGCTTCAGGTCCAATGTAATCACCATCTGCTGTCCAAAGACCGACAGCCCACGTTTCTAATCCGCGTTTAGTAGGATCAATATCGCCTACCATACCACGTCCTGTATCTTCACCAGTGTAATCACCGTAAATGACTTCGCCCGTTTCTGCATCTCGTAACGCATACCCATATGGCGCCCAAGGTCCTCCTTCGAATACCATATAAAATTCCTGACCAGGTCTATCAGGGTTAATATCCGCTACATGGAGGGCATCTCCATGACCTAAGCGTGCAGTAACGCCTGGATCAGCACTATCCTCTGGAAGAGTATCTTTAGAACTGTAAAGTAGTGAACCATCATGGTCAATTGTTGCGGAACCATAGATAATTTCTTGTTTCCCGTCACCATCAACATCGGCCACACTTAAAGAATGGGCTCCTTGAGTCGTGATCGTCCCAAACACCTCATCTGTGCCATCAACGCCATGGGGACTGTCATTAAAAGGATTAGTCATTGGTGCCCAACCACTGTCTACGTACCACTTTTCTTGAAGTGATTCACCATCCCAATCATAGGAAACAAGGGTTGTTCGCGTATAATAGCCACGGGCGAAAATGGCTGACGGTTCTTCTCCATTTAAGTAGGCAACGCCTGCGAGGAAGCGATCCACACGATTACCCGGTTCAATACGAGCCATAGCGTAATCTCCCCACATAAGCCCGTCATCATGGCGTTCAGGTTTATAGTGTATGGTCTCTAATTCCTCACCGGTCTCTCCATTAAAAACAGTTAAATATTCTGGGCCTTCAAGTACAAAACCTTCAAAGTCTCGAAGCTCATTACGACCACTTCTCTTAGGCGCGTACTCGTCAATAAAATAATCGACGAGACTTTCAGCATCTGTACGTGATAAGGGGTAAGAATAGCGATTCTCAATGTCAAAGCTTTCTTCTAATGTTTCAGGCCATTGCCCATTCATTACTTCTTCATGTTCATGCCAGTTCATAAACAGCTGAACGAGATGTTCGATATAGTCGTCATTACTCATACGATAATCATCATCGTGACTGTACCCGGCTTCAATGTCTTCACTTGGCATGGTGATATAATTCTCAGAAACGATATCACCATTTTCATCAAACCGCATTATTTTTGTCCCTGGAGCGGTCTTAAACATTAATTCTGCTTGACCATTCCCGTCAAAATCATACACGAGAAATTGCGTATAATGGGCACCTGAACGAATATTGACACCTAAATCAATCCGGTATAATAGTTGTCCATCGAAGGTATACGTATCAATATACGTATTACCTGTATACCCTTTTTGAGAAACATCTTTAGAATTAGATGGATCCCACTTTACAACAAATTCGTATTGTCCGTCTCCTGTCACATCCCCAACACTCATATCATTTGCATGATAAGAATAGGACTCACCAACTGGTGTGACACCACCTTCTGGTTTTTGTAATGGGAGATCATAATAGTCTTCTTTCCACGGAATGACTGATTGACTTTCGTTTGTTTCTTCACCATTTATGACGGCTTTCACTGTATACTCAGAAGTGTTTTCCCCTTTTTTATCCGTATAATTTGTACTGTCTTTAACGTTGGCGATTTTTTCTCCATCTCGATAAACGTTAAAATGAGCACCTGTCATCCCATTATCGGAATACCCATCCACTTCATGGCCTAATAGACGCCAGCTTAGGAAAATTCCGTCGTCATTTGGTAAAGCGATCAACCCTCTATCGAGATTCTCCAATTGAATGTTAAACTCTTTCTCAGTATGAGAGACAACGGTTTTAGAAGTGGCCATTTCTTTGCCATCACGAACTGCGGTGACTTTAAAATAGTGCTCCACGTGTGTAGATCGCTCAAATGTATAAGAAGTATCCTTCACCGTATCTATATGCTTATACGTCATGTTTTCAGTATCTTTATCTGCCCAATAAATATGATAACTATCAGCCTTCTTGTAAGATTTCCAATTTATCGTAACGGAATTATCTGTCACATTCGTAATTTGAAGACCTTTGACAGTATCACCTTTATGAGCATAAGCGGTGTGAGACTTGGACTCAAAGGCTGGTAACATAAATGACCACGTCAACATAAAAATAAGGACTGACATTAAAGTTTTTTTGCGCATACGTTCAGCTCCTTTTCAATAATTAGAATGACATACGTAATGAGGGTTCTAAGAGGGTAGTTAAAAATCTAA
The genomic region above belongs to Bacillus sp. A301a_S52 and contains:
- a CDS encoding MFS transporter; this encodes MIAEKQNKWGYPSILLMAVGVSHIGEWVFLIAMNLIIFEMTGSPFAITILYATKPLAAVMTMVWAGSLIDRLNKRRLMIILDASRALLICLLPFISSLGLIYMMIFIINMGSAIFQPVSLTYITKLIPKERRKRFNSLYSLMTSGAFLIGPALAGVMFVLGDLYLAIFMNAIALLLSAIVTCFLPDPEKGTLNSPISPFSFYELKKDWILVIHFSFSNRYIMSIYFLFSLTMVIMTSAIDSLEAAFAKDVLLLTDDRYGFLVSIAGGGILLGAFITTLVVSYVSTHFLIGFASLFVAFGYLIYATSSSLPMAGVGFFIIGFFIAFANTGFLTFFQNNIPVKAMGRIGSAYSFIEATLTVAATLMIGVSASIFSLQTVVIYGSITMLTFALSLCVINMLPIKSLKKASS
- a CDS encoding rhamnogalacturonan lyase, with protein sequence MLPAFESKSHTAYAHKGDTVKGLQITNVTDNSVTINWKSYKKADSYHIYWADKDTENMTYKHIDTVKDTSYTFERSTHVEHYFKVTAVRDGKEMATSKTVVSHTEKEFNIQLENLDRGLIALPNDDGIFLSWRLLGHEVDGYSDNGMTGAHFNVYRDGEKIANVKDSTNYTDKKGENTSEYTVKAVINGEETNESQSVIPWKEDYYDLPLQKPEGGVTPVGESYSYHANDMSVGDVTGDGQYEFVVKWDPSNSKDVSQKGYTGNTYIDTYTFDGQLLYRIDLGVNIRSGAHYTQFLVYDFDGNGQAELMFKTAPGTKIMRFDENGDIVSENYITMPSEDIEAGYSHDDDYRMSNDDYIEHLVQLFMNWHEHEEVMNGQWPETLEESFDIENRYSYPLSRTDAESLVDYFIDEYAPKRSGRNELRDFEGFVLEGPEYLTVFNGETGEELETIHYKPERHDDGLMWGDYAMARIEPGNRVDRFLAGVAYLNGEEPSAIFARGYYTRTTLVSYDWDGESLQEKWYVDSGWAPMTNPFNDSPHGVDGTDEVFGTITTQGAHSLSVADVDGDGKQEIIYGSATIDHDGSLLYSSKDTLPEDSADPGVTARLGHGDALHVADINPDRPGQEFYMVFEGGPWAPYGYALRDAETGEVIYGDYTGEDTGRGMVGDIDPTKRGLETWAVGLWTADGDYIGPEAPGTNMNIKWSPNMTTQIINGAIDVTPTIDDWQEGRLLTAEGTLTNNYTKGNPSLVADIFGDWREELLVRTEDSSAIRIYMNNEETDRKLYTLMHDAQYRTGIAWQNVGYNQPSYPSFYFAADIDWEYVPIPTAHYPGLEDKPVRDSFEVLESATNDYISDGAIKGPLIRQLENALRQASQQKERGHDRQAVHFIEKYTDHLNKERNNRYVTSDAKETLTKLAKNVIEEWE